The following are from one region of the Shinella sp. PSBB067 genome:
- the purE gene encoding 5-(carboxyamino)imidazole ribonucleotide mutase, with product MGSQSDWETMKNAADTLDALGVDYEARIISAHRTPDRLYSFARGAKAEGFKVIVAGAGGAAHLPGMAAAMTPLPVFGVPVQSKALSGQDSLLSIVQMPAGIPVGTLAIGKAGAVNAALLAAAVLALSDPELAHRLDEWRENQSNAVAEYPVDGPL from the coding sequence ATGGGAAGCCAGTCCGACTGGGAGACGATGAAGAACGCCGCCGACACGCTCGATGCGCTCGGCGTCGACTACGAGGCCCGCATCATTTCGGCGCACCGCACGCCCGACCGGCTGTACAGCTTCGCCCGCGGCGCCAAGGCGGAAGGCTTCAAGGTCATCGTCGCCGGGGCAGGCGGAGCGGCCCACCTGCCCGGCATGGCGGCCGCGATGACGCCACTCCCGGTCTTCGGCGTTCCGGTCCAGTCCAAGGCACTGTCCGGCCAGGACAGCCTGCTTTCCATCGTGCAGATGCCCGCCGGCATCCCCGTCGGCACGCTCGCCATCGGCAAGGCTGGCGCGGTGAACGCAGCGCTGCTCGCCGCCGCCGTGCTGGCCCTCAGCGATCCCGAACTCGCCCACCGCCTCGACGAATGGCGGGAGAACCAGTCCAACGCCGTCGCCGAATATCCCGTGGACGGCCCGCTATGA
- the pyk gene encoding pyruvate kinase, with translation MRRNRKVKILATLGPASSDEQMIQKLHEAGADLFRINMSHASHDVMRTLISRIRAVEARCGRPIGILADLQGPKLRVGKFANGSEELKPGQTFTLDNKDVPGDNTRVFLPHPEILEAVKPGHRLLIDDGKLHLRAESADGKSIVCTVVSGTKISDRKGVSLPDTLLGVGALTEKDRVDLDAVLATGSVDWVALSFIQRPEDLAEVRKVARGRVGLMSKIEKPQAVERIDEIIELSDALMVARGDLGVEMPLEAVPGIQKQLIRACRRAGKPVVVATQMLESMISAPVPTRAEVSDVATAVFEGADAVMLSAESASGAYPVEAVSTMASIASTVERDPHYPGIIYAQRSTPEATGADAISLAARQIAETLKLSAIVCYTSSGATGLRTARERPDVPVLALSPVIETARRLSVVWGLHCVVTGDATDLDDMVNRACRIVVSEEFGKPGDRIIISAGVPLGTPGATNMLRIAYIAADGVSGV, from the coding sequence ATGAGACGGAACAGAAAAGTCAAAATCCTCGCCACGCTCGGACCGGCATCGTCTGACGAGCAGATGATCCAGAAGCTGCACGAGGCGGGAGCAGACCTGTTCCGCATCAACATGAGCCATGCCAGCCACGACGTGATGCGCACGCTGATCAGCCGCATCCGCGCCGTCGAGGCCCGCTGCGGCCGGCCGATCGGCATCCTGGCCGACCTGCAGGGCCCGAAGCTGCGCGTCGGCAAGTTCGCCAACGGCTCGGAAGAGCTGAAGCCCGGCCAGACCTTCACGCTCGACAACAAGGACGTGCCCGGCGACAACACCCGCGTGTTCCTGCCGCATCCGGAAATCCTGGAAGCGGTCAAGCCCGGCCACCGCCTGCTGATCGACGACGGCAAGCTGCACCTGCGCGCCGAGAGCGCCGACGGCAAGTCGATCGTCTGCACGGTCGTCTCCGGCACCAAGATCTCCGACCGCAAGGGCGTCAGCCTGCCCGACACGCTGCTCGGCGTCGGCGCGCTGACGGAGAAGGACCGCGTCGACCTCGATGCGGTTCTTGCGACCGGCAGCGTCGACTGGGTGGCGCTCTCCTTCATCCAGCGCCCGGAAGACCTTGCCGAGGTGCGCAAGGTCGCGCGCGGCCGCGTCGGCCTGATGTCGAAGATCGAAAAGCCCCAGGCCGTCGAGCGGATCGACGAGATCATCGAGCTTTCCGACGCCCTGATGGTCGCCCGCGGCGACCTCGGCGTGGAAATGCCGCTGGAAGCCGTCCCCGGCATCCAGAAGCAACTCATCCGCGCCTGCCGCCGCGCCGGCAAGCCCGTCGTCGTCGCCACGCAGATGCTGGAATCGATGATCTCGGCGCCGGTGCCGACGCGCGCCGAGGTCTCCGACGTCGCGACTGCCGTCTTCGAGGGCGCGGACGCCGTCATGCTGTCGGCCGAATCGGCTTCCGGCGCCTATCCGGTCGAGGCCGTCTCCACCATGGCGTCGATCGCCAGCACGGTCGAGCGCGACCCGCACTATCCCGGCATCATCTACGCCCAGCGCTCGACGCCGGAAGCGACCGGCGCCGACGCCATCTCGCTGGCGGCCCGCCAGATCGCCGAGACGCTGAAGCTGTCGGCCATCGTCTGTTACACCTCGTCGGGCGCGACGGGCCTGCGCACGGCCCGCGAGCGGCCGGACGTGCCCGTCCTGGCGCTCTCGCCGGTCATCGAGACGGCACGCCGCCTGTCGGTCGTGTGGGGCCTGCACTGCGTCGTCACGGGCGATGCGACGGACCTTGACGACATGGTGAACCGCGCCTGCCGCATCGTCGTCAGCGAGGAGTTCGGCAAGCCGGGCGACCGCATCATCATCTCGGCCGGCGTTCCGCTCGGCACGCCCGGCGCGACGAACATGCTGCGCATCGCCTATATCGCCGCGGATGGCGTCAGCGGCGTCTGA
- the ykgO gene encoding type B 50S ribosomal protein L36, producing MKIKNSLKSLKARHRENRLVRRKGRVYIINKQNPRFKARQG from the coding sequence ATGAAGATCAAGAATTCGCTCAAGTCGCTCAAGGCTCGTCACCGCGAGAACCGCCTTGTTCGCCGCAAGGGCCGTGTCTACATCATCAACAAGCAGAACCCGCGCTTCAAGGCTCGTCAGGGCTGA
- a CDS encoding tetratricopeptide repeat protein, with translation MIAMRFFMLSALCLAFPLVAVAPAAAHAQQADKASLDTSATPTQAQRLDKLFDTLKREGNPGVAKGIADQIRREWQDSGSATVNLLIQWADKAMTEDKNVAALDYLDEAIRLKPDYVEAWNRRATLHFKMGNYRKSMSDINRVLAIEPRHFGALAGMAAIMSQTGRDEMALKAWEKFLDIYPTERQAQKELGELAEKLTGQRT, from the coding sequence ATAATCGCCATGCGCTTTTTCATGCTTTCAGCACTCTGCCTTGCCTTCCCCCTCGTCGCCGTCGCGCCGGCCGCTGCCCATGCGCAGCAGGCGGACAAGGCCTCCCTCGACACTTCCGCCACGCCCACGCAGGCACAGCGGCTCGACAAGCTCTTCGATACGCTGAAGCGCGAGGGCAATCCGGGCGTCGCCAAGGGCATCGCCGACCAGATCCGCCGGGAATGGCAGGATTCCGGCAGCGCCACCGTCAATCTCCTGATCCAGTGGGCCGACAAGGCCATGACCGAGGACAAGAACGTCGCGGCGCTCGACTACCTCGACGAGGCGATTCGCCTGAAACCCGATTATGTCGAAGCCTGGAACCGCCGCGCGACCCTGCATTTCAAGATGGGCAACTACCGCAAGTCGATGTCCGACATAAACCGGGTGCTCGCGATCGAGCCCCGGCATTTCGGCGCGCTGGCCGGCATGGCCGCCATCATGTCCCAGACCGGCCGCGACGAGATGGCGCTGAAAGCCTGGGAAAAGTTCCTCGACATCTACCCGACCGAGCGGCAGGCCCAGAAGGAGCTCGGCGAGCTCGCGGAAAAGCTCACCGGCCAGCGCACCTGA
- a CDS encoding sulfite exporter TauE/SafE family protein, whose amino-acid sequence MPVDPAIYYAAVPAVLLVGLTKGGMGEALALMGVPLLAMAVPPVQAAAILLPILVVMDCVSLYIWRNHNDRTLLKMMLPGALLGIAIGWATSAYVPRDALRLIIGLITVLFVARYFYNSWRARHGYVIAAKPHRLAPAAFLGTLSGYGSFVAHAGGAPFQVYGLPLKLPPRDYTGAGVRFFAILNAIKLGPYFALGQLDTTNLTISATLVPLAIVATACGGFIVKRMKPDVFYPFMYAMALIAGLKLAYDGTLAFL is encoded by the coding sequence ATGCCTGTCGACCCCGCCATCTATTATGCGGCCGTCCCCGCCGTTCTCCTCGTCGGCCTCACCAAGGGCGGCATGGGCGAGGCGCTCGCCCTCATGGGCGTGCCGCTGCTGGCCATGGCCGTGCCGCCGGTGCAGGCCGCCGCCATCCTGCTGCCGATCCTCGTGGTGATGGACTGCGTGTCGCTCTACATCTGGCGCAACCACAACGACCGCACGCTGCTGAAGATGATGTTGCCCGGCGCCCTCCTCGGCATCGCCATCGGCTGGGCGACCTCGGCCTATGTTCCGCGCGATGCGCTGCGCCTCATCATCGGCCTCATCACCGTGCTCTTCGTCGCCCGCTATTTCTACAACAGCTGGCGCGCCCGGCACGGCTACGTCATCGCGGCAAAGCCGCACCGGCTTGCACCGGCCGCCTTCCTCGGCACGCTTTCCGGCTATGGCAGCTTCGTCGCCCATGCGGGCGGCGCGCCGTTCCAGGTCTACGGCCTGCCGCTGAAGCTGCCGCCGCGCGACTATACCGGGGCAGGCGTGCGCTTCTTCGCCATCCTCAACGCCATCAAGCTCGGCCCCTATTTCGCACTGGGCCAGCTCGACACGACGAACCTGACGATCTCGGCAACGCTCGTTCCCCTCGCCATCGTGGCGACGGCCTGCGGAGGGTTCATCGTCAAGCGCATGAAGCCCGACGTCTTCTACCCCTTCATGTATGCCATGGCGCTCATCGCCGGCCTCAAGCTCGCCTATGACGGAACGCTCGCCTTTCTCTGA
- a CDS encoding YdcH family protein, protein MSIEAHLATLEKKHFALEEELHAAMNRPSAEDQAIADLKRRKLRIKDEIERLRSTAH, encoded by the coding sequence ATGTCGATTGAGGCACATCTGGCCACGCTCGAAAAGAAGCATTTCGCTCTCGAAGAAGAGCTCCATGCTGCAATGAATCGCCCCTCCGCGGAGGATCAGGCGATTGCGGACCTCAAGCGTCGCAAGCTGCGCATCAAGGATGAGATCGAGCGTCTTCGCTCCACGGCACACTGA
- a CDS encoding DUF2312 domain-containing protein — protein MSDAHGVARDQLRAFIERIERLEEEKKTIADDIKDVYGEAKGTGFDTKILRKVIQIRKQDKDERMEQEAILDTYLQALGMIELPPDAE, from the coding sequence ATGTCGGATGCCCACGGCGTCGCACGCGACCAGCTTCGCGCGTTCATCGAGCGGATCGAGCGCCTCGAGGAAGAAAAGAAAACCATCGCCGACGACATCAAGGACGTCTACGGCGAAGCCAAGGGAACCGGCTTCGACACCAAGATCCTGCGCAAGGTCATCCAGATCCGCAAGCAGGACAAGGACGAGCGCATGGAGCAGGAAGCGATCCTCGACACCTATCTCCAGGCCCTCGGCATGATCGAGCTGCCGCCGGACGCCGAATAG
- a CDS encoding N-formylglutamate amidohydrolase: MQDHSPFEIIDGDTGLGLVILADHATNLLPGRYKRLGLPESAFERHIAYDIGVEGVVRGLAARLNAPAVMSRFSRLLIDPNRSEDDPTLIMRISDGAIVPGNHPITPEEWQYRLETFHRPYHDAVSRTIGAVAQRTGRAPLVLSMHSFTPAWKGVPRPWQVTVLWDSDPRAVHPLLAALRAPGDVVVGDNEPYDGALRGDTMFRHCMKPGIPHALIEIRQDEIGEAAGIARWVDRLAPIFAWLNAHEALHTYEIHPSRTGPY; this comes from the coding sequence ATGCAGGACCACTCCCCTTTCGAGATCATTGACGGCGATACCGGCCTCGGGCTCGTCATCCTGGCGGATCACGCCACCAATCTGCTGCCCGGGCGCTACAAGCGCCTCGGCCTGCCGGAAAGCGCCTTCGAGCGCCACATCGCCTACGACATCGGCGTCGAGGGCGTGGTACGCGGCCTTGCCGCCCGGCTGAACGCACCGGCCGTCATGAGCCGCTTTTCCCGCCTCCTCATCGACCCCAACCGCAGCGAGGACGACCCGACGCTCATCATGCGCATTTCCGACGGCGCGATCGTTCCAGGCAACCATCCGATCACGCCCGAAGAATGGCAATACCGGCTGGAGACATTCCACCGCCCCTACCACGATGCCGTCTCCCGCACGATCGGAGCGGTCGCGCAGAGGACCGGCCGGGCGCCGCTGGTCCTTTCGATGCATTCCTTCACGCCGGCCTGGAAAGGCGTGCCGCGTCCCTGGCAGGTGACGGTGCTGTGGGACAGCGACCCTCGCGCCGTGCATCCGCTTCTCGCCGCCCTTCGCGCACCCGGCGACGTCGTCGTCGGCGACAACGAACCCTATGATGGGGCGCTGCGCGGCGACACCATGTTCCGCCATTGCATGAAGCCCGGCATTCCCCACGCGCTCATAGAGATCCGCCAGGACGAGATCGGCGAGGCGGCCGGCATCGCCCGCTGGGTCGACAGGCTGGCGCCGATCTTCGCATGGTTGAATGCGCACGAGGCCCTGCACACATACGAGATCCACCCTTCCCGCACCGGACCCTATTGA
- a CDS encoding YdcH family protein codes for MADQEQAELRLAVARLRQEHEDYDAAINAMIQTGCEALRIQRMKKKKLILKDKISKLEDQIIPDIIA; via the coding sequence ATGGCAGACCAGGAACAGGCTGAATTACGGCTTGCCGTCGCACGGCTGCGCCAGGAGCACGAAGACTACGACGCCGCGATCAACGCCATGATCCAGACCGGCTGCGAAGCCCTCAGAATCCAGCGCATGAAGAAGAAGAAGCTTATCCTCAAGGACAAGATTTCCAAGCTGGAAGATCAGATCATTCCCGACATCATCGCCTGA
- a CDS encoding 5-(carboxyamino)imidazole ribonucleotide synthase gives MSVRTIGIIGGGQLGRMLAMAAARLNLRTVILEPQPDCPAAQLANAQIVAAYDDPDALAELARLCDVVTYEFENVPVAAAEALAEAVPVFPPPRALEVSQDRLVEKSFIRDCGIRTADFAAVDSQADLEAALDRFGGVGVLKTRRLGYDGKGQRLFRSPAESRDGAFEALGGVPLILESLVPFEREISIIAARDRDGTIACYDPAENVHRNGILHTSTLPARVNEASADQARRAARAILDSLGYVGVIGVEFFVLPDGGLVANEIAPRVHNSGHWTEAACVVSQFEQHVRAVAGHPLGDPRRHSDCVMQNLIGDDIDDVPAWLARPDVLVHLYGKAEARPGRKMGHVTQILG, from the coding sequence ATGAGCGTGCGCACGATCGGCATCATCGGCGGCGGCCAGCTCGGCCGCATGCTCGCCATGGCGGCCGCCCGCCTCAACCTGCGCACCGTCATCCTCGAGCCGCAGCCCGATTGCCCGGCCGCCCAGCTCGCCAATGCGCAGATCGTCGCGGCCTATGACGACCCGGATGCGCTGGCCGAGCTCGCCCGCCTCTGCGACGTCGTGACCTACGAATTCGAGAACGTGCCGGTCGCCGCTGCCGAGGCGCTGGCCGAGGCCGTCCCGGTCTTCCCGCCGCCGCGCGCGCTGGAGGTCTCGCAGGACCGTCTGGTGGAGAAAAGCTTCATCCGCGACTGCGGCATCCGCACCGCCGATTTCGCCGCCGTCGACAGCCAGGCCGACCTCGAAGCCGCGCTCGATCGCTTCGGCGGCGTCGGCGTCCTGAAGACGCGCCGGCTCGGCTATGACGGCAAGGGCCAGCGCCTGTTCCGCTCGCCGGCCGAAAGCCGCGACGGCGCCTTCGAGGCGCTCGGCGGCGTGCCGCTGATCCTGGAGAGCCTCGTTCCCTTCGAGCGGGAAATCTCGATCATCGCCGCCCGCGACCGCGACGGCACGATCGCCTGCTACGACCCGGCGGAGAACGTCCACCGCAACGGCATCCTCCACACCTCGACCCTACCGGCCCGCGTCAACGAGGCGTCGGCCGACCAGGCCCGCAGGGCCGCGCGGGCGATCCTGGACAGTCTCGGCTATGTCGGCGTCATCGGCGTCGAGTTCTTCGTGTTGCCCGATGGCGGGCTCGTCGCCAACGAGATCGCGCCGCGTGTCCACAATTCCGGCCACTGGACGGAGGCGGCCTGCGTGGTCTCGCAGTTCGAGCAGCATGTCCGCGCCGTCGCCGGCCACCCGCTCGGCGATCCCCGCCGCCATTCGGACTGCGTGATGCAGAACCTGATCGGCGACGACATCGACGACGTTCCCGCCTGGCTGGCAAGGCCCGACGTGCTCGTCCATCTCTACGGCAAGGCGGAGGCCCGCCCCGGCCGCAAGATGGGGCATGTGACGCAGATCCTCGGCTGA
- a CDS encoding helix-turn-helix transcriptional regulator, with product MAHPDPFAAIADPHRRFLLEELRRAPRTVNELSEGLPISRPAVSQHLKALLDCNLVSVRAEGTRRIYAINARGFDRLNLWLDQFWS from the coding sequence ATGGCGCACCCGGATCCCTTTGCGGCGATTGCCGATCCCCACCGCAGGTTCCTGCTGGAGGAATTGCGGCGCGCGCCGCGCACGGTCAATGAATTGTCCGAAGGCCTGCCGATCAGCCGCCCCGCCGTCTCGCAGCACCTGAAGGCCCTGCTCGATTGCAATCTCGTCAGCGTGCGGGCCGAAGGCACCCGCCGCATCTACGCGATCAATGCCAGGGGCTTCGACAGGCTCAATCTCTGGCTCGACCAGTTCTGGTCGTAG
- a CDS encoding DUF1244 domain-containing protein produces MTDLSKEQQTEFEAAAFRRLVKHLRERTDVQNIDMMNLAGFCRNCLSNWYREAANEAGVPLDKDASRRIVYGMPYEEWRARYQREASDAQKAAFEVNRPRE; encoded by the coding sequence ATGACCGACCTCAGCAAGGAACAGCAGACCGAATTCGAGGCGGCCGCCTTCCGCCGCCTCGTCAAGCACCTGCGCGAGCGCACCGACGTGCAGAACATCGACATGATGAACCTCGCCGGCTTCTGCCGGAACTGCCTGTCGAACTGGTATCGCGAGGCGGCGAACGAGGCGGGCGTCCCGCTCGACAAGGACGCCTCCCGGAGGATCGTCTACGGCATGCCCTATGAGGAATGGCGCGCGCGCTACCAGCGCGAGGCGAGCGACGCGCAGAAGGCCGCCTTCGAGGTCAACCGCCCCCGGGAGTGA